The Triticum aestivum cultivar Chinese Spring chromosome 7B, IWGSC CS RefSeq v2.1, whole genome shotgun sequence genome window below encodes:
- the LOC123157080 gene encoding pentatricopeptide repeat-containing protein At1g74600, chloroplastic yields the protein MHDHLAALLRGGRHPRAVHGAAAKLGCLASIYLCNNLLLSYIGGSLHAEARRLFDEMPQRNVVSWSVLVSGASRLGDLREAFFLFSDMLRSGERGSCDRPNSFVLGALVAGCTRAKDTAAGSQAHASALKFGVAEDESVAGALVDMYSKCGRVDLSWRAFALSPQRCVASWTSIISCLVNQGCSEHRDAAIALLKKMLLLKVWPTNATFSCILKVFDAPELLPGGKQIHGCLLKMGTEVDPALGTALIAMYGRCGGVNEMARLSCRIRHDAFSMTSLLVAFARNGCNMEAVWNFREMVMENMAIDQSAVTSLLQVCSSLGRLRLAKEVHCYALKTFFKLDTLLLNATITVYGRCGDVTGAEIIFNRLENKDIISWTALLTCYAQNDLALETLLLFREMLRKGLGSPVFCITSVLRACSSTTNYAVGWQIHSRVVKLGIDDANSVENALLTMYAKCGSVRIALKIFNSMRSRGIISWNALITSFSQHGNEVAAIQLFDLMQEEAVCPDDYTFVGLLSSCSRMGLVAEGCEYFKLMNTKYNVKPKMEHYTCMVDLFARAGRFSDALEFIDAMPCYPDKLVWEALLASCRTHGNVELGRLAAKKILEIRPDDPSPYITLSSIHASIDMWEEKAWNRTVFDVQRVRKDVGSSWVAGEEFSDNTCDVLQDGIT from the coding sequence ATGCACGACCACCTGGCCGCCCTCCTCCGCGGCGGCCGTCACCCGCGCGCAGTCCACGGCGCCGCCGCGAAGCTCGGCTGCCTCGCCTCCATCTACCTCTGCAACAACCTTCTCCTCTCCTACATCGGCGGCAGCCTCCACGCGGAAGCGCGCcgcctgttcgacgaaatgccccaGCGCAACGTCGTCTCCTGGTCAGTCCTCGTCTCCGGCGCCTCTCGCCTCGGCGACCTCCGGGAGGCTTTTTTTCTCTTCTCCGACATGCTTCGTAGTGGGGAGCGCGGAAGCTGCGACCGCCCCAACTCGTTCGTGCTCGGCGCTCTGGTCGCCGGGTGCACCCGTGCCAAAGACACTGCCGCGGGCTCGCAAGCGCATGCTTCCGCTCTCAAGTTTGGTGTGGCCGAGGACGAGAGTGTTGCGGGGGCACTGGTGGATATGTACTCCAAGTGCGGGCGCGTGGACTTGTCGTGGCGGGCGTTTGCGCTCTCGCCGCAGAGGTGCGTCGCCAGCTGGACGAGCATAATCAGCTGCCTTGTCAACCAGGGATGTTCAGAGCACCGTGATGCAGCAATTGCCTTGCTAAAGAAGATGCTGCTCTTGAAGGTTTGGCCAACAAATGCAACGTTTTCCTGCATCCTGAAGGTATTTGATGCACCTGAGTTGCTTCCTGGTGGGAAGCAAATCCATGGCTGCTTATTGAAGATGGGGACTGAGGTTGATCCTGCTTTAGGAACCGCCCTTATAGCGATGTATGGTAGATGCGGGGGAGTGAATGAGATGGCTAGGTTGTCTTGCCGGATAAGGCATGATGCCTTCTCCATGACTTCACTTCTTGTAGCTTTTGCGCGGAATGGATGCAACATGGAGGCAGTTTGGAACTTTCGTGAGATGGTCATGGAAAATATGGCAATTGATCAGTCAGCTGTAACTAGCCTACTGCAGGTTTGTTCATCATTAGGACGGCTGAGACTGGCCAAGGAGGTCCACTGCTATGCTCTGAAGACTTTCTTTAAGCTGGATACATTACTGCTCAATGCAACTATCACTGTTTATGGCAGATGCGGGGATGTCACAGGTGCAGAGATTATATTTAATCGCCTGGAAAACAAAGACATTATATCATGGACGGCATTATTAACTTGCTATGCTCAAAATGATCTTGCTCTGGAGACACTCTTGCTCTTCAGGGAAATGCTTCGGAAAGGCTTAGGATCTCCCGTCTTTTGCATCACCAGTGTGCTAAGGGCCTGTTCTAGCACCACAAATTATGCTGTTGGGTGGCAAATTCATTCGAGGGTGGTGAAGTTAGGAATTGATGATGCCAATTCAGTTGAGAATGCCCTTTTGACTATGTACGCCAAGTGCGGAAGTGTTCGTATTGCACTGAAGATTTTCAATTCAATGAGGAGTAGAGGCATTATCTCGTGGAATGCACTAATAACAAGTTTTTCACAGCATGGAAATGAGGTGGCAGCCATTCAGCTATTTGACCTGATGCAAGAAGAAGCAGTTTGTCCAGATGATTACACTTTTGTCGGGTTGTTATCATCTTGCAGCCGAATGGGCCTAGTTGCTGAGGGTTGTGAGTATTTCAAACTGATGAACACCAAGTACAATGTGAAGCCTAAGATGGAGCACTACACATGCATGGTTGATCTTTTTGCCCGCGCTGGAAGATTTTCTGATGCACTCGAGTTTATTGATGCTATGCCTTGTTATCCGGACAAACTCGTGTGGGAAGCTTTGCTAGCTTCATGTAGGACTCATGGTAATGTGGAGTTGGGAAGGCTGGCAGCAAAGAAGATTCTTGAAATAAGACCTGATGATCCTTCACCATACATTACATTATCCAGCATTCATGCTTCAATTGACATGTGGGAAGAGAAGGCTTGGAATCGTACTGTGTTTGACGTCCAGCGAGTAAGAAAAGATGTGGGAAGTAGTTGGGTTGCTGGAGAAGAATTTTCAGATAATACATGTGATGTATTGCAAGATGGAATAACGTAA
- the LOC123157079 gene encoding phosphate transporter PHO1-3 — protein MDATGAHSHAARISTPYPMASFETPAHRCHHHSCGELHCCALRPPMVKFSKQFEGQLVPEWKEAFVDYWLLKKDIKKLQAAAGAEAAPLQSQFQAPVAASHWVMRLPFLNPHGHHKEHGAIQVHRKLASGGNHGAVAGEVYETEVLDTAGFAGAEAEEARAFFQRLDEQLNKVNRFYERKEGEFLERGECLRRQQQILVELKAAVTEARRRGGSSAAGSADPEDPSVSCSILHGDQSLRGITEQEHESQEKLADDATAKNTDEGEDHLPISEGLGDSGRIEKPREEAANKLRTFSGRAVTCQGRSVRINIPVTTPSRTVFAIRELLFDDMLSQSRKTGGNGGDGGEKLSINKKKVHQAEKMIRGALVELYKGLGYLKTYRSLNMLAFVKILKKFDKVTAKEVQTIYLKVVESSYFNSSDKAIRLTDDVEELFVRHFASGDKRKAMKYLKPNQKEESHATTFFIGLFTGGFVALFIGYCIMAHIAGMYTHQSNKVYMSTSYPVLSMFSLFFLHLFLYGCNIFMWRKTRINYAFIFEFAPTKELKYRDVFLICTTSMTIVVGVMFAHLTLIFKGYSSSTVQAVPGCLLLVFLLVLVCPFKIIYRSSRYHFLIAIRNIILTPFYKVVMVDFFMADQLCSQVPLLRTLEYLACYYITSSYKTQDYGYCTRVKHFRDLAYAVSFLPYYWRAMQCARRWFDEGDINHIVNLGKYVSAMLAAGTKVAYENDNSAGWLSLVVIVSSVATIYQLYWDFVKDWGLLQFNSKNPWLRNDLILKQKYIYFISMGLNLLLRLAWLQTVIHPNIGSLDSRVTLFFLAALEVIRRGLWNFYRLENEHLNNAGKFRAVKVVPLPFHEVEED, from the exons ATGGACGCTACCGGCGCACACTCGCATGCAGCTCGTATAAGTACGCCATACCCCATGGCTTCCTTTGAGACACCCGCACACCGGTGCCACCACCACAGCTGCGGCGAGCTGCACTGCTGCGCCCTGAGGCCGCCAATGGTGAAGTTCTCCAAGCAGTTCGAGGGCCAGCTCGTGCCGGAGTGGAAGGAGGCCTTCGTCGACTACTGGCTGCtcaagaaggacatcaagaagctgcagGCCGCTGCCGGCGCCGAGGCGGCGCCACTGCAGTCACAGTTCCAGGCGCCCGTGGCTGCCAGTCACTGGGTGATGAGGCTCCCGTTCCTCAACCCCCATGGCCACCACAAGGAGCACGGCGCCATACAG GTGCACAGAAAGCTGGCGAGCGGCGGCAACCACGGCGCGGTGGCCGGAGAGGTGTACGAGACGGAGGTTCTGGACACGGCAGGGTTCGccggggcggaggcggaggaggcgagGGCCTTCTTCCAGAGGCTGGACGAGCAGCTGAACAAGGTGAACCGGTTCTACGAGAGGAAGGAAGGGGAGTTCCTGGAGCGTGGCGAGTGCCTCAGGCGGCAGCAGCAGATCCTGGTCGAGCTCAAGGCCGCCGTCACCGAGGCACGGCGTCGCGGGGGCTCGTCGGCGGCGGGGAGCGCCGACCCGGAGGACCCGTCCGTGTCTTGCTCTATCCTGCATG GAGATCAATCCCTCAGGGGCATTACAGAGCAAGAACACGAAAGTCAAGAAAAGCTCGCCGACGATGCTACGGCAAAGAACACTGATGAAGGGGAGGACCATCTTCCCATCTCCGAAGGTCTGGGTGACTCGGGAAGGATTGAGAAGCCGAGAGAAGAAGCTGCCAACAAGCTGAGGACATTCTCAGGGAGGGCGGTCACTTGCCAGGGCAGGAGCGTGAGGATCAACATTCCGGTCACCACACCATCAAGGACCGTGTTCGCCATCCGTGAACTTTTGTTCGATGACATGCTAAGCCAGTCAAGGAAGACTGGGGGAAATGGTGGCGATGGTGGTGAGAAGTTGAGCATCAACAAGAAAAAGGTGCACCAGGCAGAGAAGATGATCAGAGGAGCCCTGGTTGAGCTGTACAAGGGCTTGGGGTACCTCAAGACGTATCG GAGCTTGAACATGCTGGCTTTTgttaagattttgaagaaatttgACAAG GTTACAGCAAAGGAAGTGCAGACAATTTACCTGAAAGTAGTGGAGAGCTCCTACTTTAATAGCTCCGACAAG GCAATCAGGCTAACGGACGATGTCGAGGAGCTGTTTGTGAGACATTTCGCAAGCGGTGACAAAAGGAAAGCAATGAAGTACCTGAAGCCAAATCAGAAAGAAGAATCACATGCTACCACATTTTTCATAG GACTATTCACTGGTGGCTTTGTAGCACTATTTATCGGTTACTGTATCATGGCGCACATAGCTGGGATGTACACTCATCAGTCAAACAAGGTCTACATGTCAACATCCTACCCTGTCCTTAG CATGTTCAGCCTCTTCTTCCTGCATCTCTTCCTCTATGGATGCAACATCTTCATGTGGAGAAAGACACGCATAAACTACGCATTCATATTCGAATTTGCACCTACGAAAGAGCTCAAGTATCGTGATGTGTTCTTGATATGCACTACCTCCATGACGATTGTTGTTGGTGTCATGTTTGCACACCTGACACTCATTTTCAAAGGGTATTCTTCAAGTACAGTCCAAGCAGTCCCAGGGTGCCTTCTTCTG GTGTTCTTATTAGTATTGGTCTGCCCTTTCAAAATCATTTACCGATCAAGTCGTTATCATTTCCTAATAGCGATCAGAAACATCATTCTAACACCCTTTTACAAG GTTGTCATGGTTGATTTCTTCATGGCTGATCAGCTTTGTAGCCAG GTACCGCTGCTTAGAACCCTGGAATACCTGGCATGTTATTACATAACCAGCAGCTATAAGACACAAGACTATGGATACTGCACAAGAGTGAAACATTTTAGAGATTTGGCTTATGCAGTATCCTTCCTGCCCTACTACTGGAGAGCCATGCAG TGTGCAAGGAGGTGGTTTGACGAAGGGGACATAAACCACATTGTCAACCTTGGGAAGTACGTGTCAGCAATGCTTGCTGCAGGAACAAAAGTGGCATATGAGAATGATAACAGTGCTGGATGGCTATCACTTGTCGTCATCGTGTCAAGTGTCGCCACTATCTACCAACTGTACTGGGACTTTGTCAAGGACTGGGGTCTTCTACAGTTCAACTCCAAGAACCCTTGGCTTCGTAACGATCTGATACTTAAACAAAAATACATTTATTTCATATCCATG GGTTTGAACCTTCTTTTGAGGCTTGCTTGGCTTCAAACTGTCATCCACCCTAACATTGGAAGCCTGGATTCtagagttactctgttctttttgGCAGCTCTTGAGGTGATTCGACGGGGCCTTTGGAACTTCTACAG GCTGGAGAACGAACACCTAAACAATGCAGGGAAGTTCAGAGCTGTGAAGGTTGTTCCACTTCCTTTTCATGAAGTCGAAGAGGACTAA